In a single window of the Deinococcus yavapaiensis KR-236 genome:
- a CDS encoding lipid-A-disaccharide synthase-related protein has product MTRAPAGRVLIVSNGTAEDLIGAKLAAFLRSDVLALPLVGEGRAYASVAHVLGPPLALPSGGFPFASFPNLRADLAAGLIGTSFRQLASGARAARSADVVVSVGDAYALLLATLASGAGRPLVQLQPLVTVRYAERLTLADHLRELNALGANVFLPPEVALQRRAWSVFTRDEASAAHLRRRGVAARYLGSFAMDVLPEPERDLSVLLDDRPVLALLPGSRGDAISSLPIMLEAAARLRELRAVVAWAGPLSALPDLPGWTTEPLGDAAVHLSKGGATVTVLRGAFGSVARAARFAIGTAGTASEQLAGLGVPVVAFPTLGPQFVATFARRQKRLLGEALTLVDAQPNAVADAVRRFVTNDRAYDAASRAGRERIGAGGALERIARDLDALSGAR; this is encoded by the coding sequence TTGACCCGCGCGCCCGCGGGGCGGGTGCTGATCGTTTCGAACGGCACCGCCGAGGATCTCATCGGCGCGAAGCTCGCGGCTTTCCTTCGCTCGGACGTTCTCGCGTTGCCGCTCGTCGGCGAAGGGCGGGCGTACGCGAGCGTCGCCCACGTTCTCGGGCCGCCCCTCGCGTTGCCGTCGGGCGGCTTTCCCTTCGCGAGCTTCCCGAACTTGCGGGCGGACTTGGCAGCGGGCCTCATCGGCACGTCGTTTCGGCAGCTCGCTTCGGGCGCGCGAGCGGCCCGAAGCGCCGACGTCGTCGTGAGCGTTGGGGACGCGTACGCGCTGCTGCTCGCAACGCTCGCCTCGGGCGCGGGCCGACCGCTCGTGCAGCTCCAACCGCTCGTCACCGTCCGCTACGCCGAACGCTTGACGCTCGCGGACCATTTGCGTGAACTCAACGCGCTCGGCGCGAACGTCTTCTTGCCGCCGGAAGTAGCGCTTCAACGCCGCGCTTGGAGCGTCTTCACGCGCGACGAAGCGTCCGCGGCACACTTGAGACGGCGCGGGGTCGCCGCACGCTACCTGGGGTCGTTCGCGATGGACGTCCTGCCCGAACCCGAGCGTGACTTGAGCGTCCTGCTCGATGATCGGCCCGTCCTCGCGCTCCTGCCGGGCAGCCGAGGCGACGCGATCTCCAGCTTGCCGATCATGCTCGAGGCCGCCGCTCGCCTGAGGGAACTTCGCGCGGTCGTCGCGTGGGCGGGACCGCTGAGCGCCCTGCCCGACTTGCCTGGATGGACGACCGAGCCGCTCGGGGACGCGGCCGTTCACCTTTCCAAAGGTGGCGCGACCGTGACCGTGCTGCGCGGCGCCTTCGGCAGCGTCGCCCGAGCGGCCCGCTTCGCGATTGGGACGGCGGGCACCGCGTCCGAACAACTCGCCGGCCTCGGCGTGCCCGTGGTGGCTTTTCCGACGCTCGGTCCGCAGTTCGTCGCGACCTTCGCGCGGCGTCAGAAGCGCCTGCTCGGCGAGGCCCTGACCCTCGTCGACGCTCAACCGAACGCGGTCGCCGACGCGGTACGACGCTTCGTGACGAACGACCGCGCGTACGACGCCGCGTCACGAGCGGGCCGCGAGCGCATCGGGGCGGGCGGCGCGCTCGAACGCATCGCCCGCGATCTCGACGCCCTCAGCGGCGCGCGGTGA
- a CDS encoding GntR family transcriptional regulator — translation MAKYPLIKTTLKERLLGGHYVEGLPLPSEPQLAREFDVSRMTARRAIDELEREGYVYRVQGAGTFPTGKRFRQGMFRVRPFKEWARHPDHRTVVLRATEVAATPEIAIVLQVQPGDPVSFVHRLRSAGDEALVIEKRYINAAIAPGLLTHNLAVESIHEVLVGKLGLGLTRVEQTLEAVNLRQEEADLLRVPIGTAAFLLRRTTYSGARRVSYVNYWVRGDRYAFQDSFEP, via the coding sequence GTGGCGAAATACCCCCTCATCAAAACCACCCTCAAGGAGCGTCTGCTCGGAGGGCACTACGTGGAAGGCCTACCCCTCCCCAGCGAGCCTCAACTCGCGCGTGAGTTCGACGTCTCGCGGATGACGGCTCGCCGGGCGATCGACGAGCTAGAACGCGAGGGGTACGTGTACCGCGTCCAGGGCGCCGGAACCTTCCCGACCGGGAAGCGCTTCCGACAAGGGATGTTTCGCGTGCGGCCCTTCAAGGAGTGGGCGCGTCACCCCGACCACCGCACGGTCGTCTTGCGCGCCACCGAAGTCGCCGCCACTCCGGAAATCGCGATCGTGCTGCAAGTGCAACCGGGCGATCCCGTGTCGTTCGTGCATCGCCTGCGCAGCGCGGGCGACGAGGCCCTCGTCATCGAGAAGCGCTACATCAACGCCGCCATCGCGCCCGGACTGCTGACGCACAACCTCGCCGTCGAGAGCATCCACGAGGTGCTCGTCGGCAAGCTGGGACTCGGCCTGACGCGCGTCGAGCAGACGCTCGAAGCCGTCAATCTGCGCCAAGAGGAAGCGGACTTGCTGCGCGTCCCGATCGGCACGGCGGCCTTCTTGTTGCGCCGCACGACTTACAGCGGCGCGCGGCGCGTGTCGTACGTGAATTACTGGGTGCGCGGCGATCGCTACGCCTTCCAGGACTCTTTCGAACCTTGA
- the moaA gene encoding GTP 3',8-cyclase MoaA, translating into MTSQPSRTTLHDALGRPLRDLRISVTDRCNLRCTYCMPAEVFGPQYAFLPKSELLSFEEIERVARVFVRGGVRKLRLTGGEPLLRRDLPELVALLRGIEDVDDIALTTNGLLLPSLAAPLREAGLARVTVSLDALDPEVFGRMNGLGVHPERILRGIEAALDAGLGVKINTVVQRGANEQELRPLWEALRDRHVVRFIEFMDVGNHNGWDMTEVVPSREVLDLLGGGFEATNANYKGEVAARYRDAQGRELGLISSVTAPFCGDCSRARLSAQGMLYTCLFASDGTDFRSLLRAGADDDALFTLLSEVWSGRKDRYSEERFEVGARRKIEMSHIGG; encoded by the coding sequence GTGACTTCCCAGCCTTCTCGGACGACGCTGCACGACGCGCTGGGCCGCCCGCTTCGCGACCTGCGTATCTCCGTGACGGATCGCTGCAACTTGCGCTGCACGTACTGCATGCCCGCCGAGGTCTTCGGACCCCAGTACGCCTTTTTACCGAAAAGCGAGTTGCTGAGCTTCGAGGAGATCGAGCGCGTCGCGCGGGTGTTCGTGCGAGGCGGCGTGCGAAAGCTTCGCCTCACGGGCGGCGAGCCGTTGCTGCGCCGCGATTTGCCCGAGCTCGTGGCGCTTTTGCGAGGCATCGAGGACGTGGACGACATCGCCCTCACGACGAACGGTTTGCTGCTGCCGTCGCTCGCCGCGCCTCTTCGCGAGGCGGGCTTGGCGCGCGTCACCGTGAGCCTCGACGCGCTCGATCCCGAGGTGTTCGGGCGCATGAACGGCCTTGGCGTGCATCCCGAGCGGATTCTGCGGGGCATCGAGGCGGCGTTGGACGCGGGCTTGGGCGTGAAGATCAACACGGTCGTGCAGCGCGGTGCGAACGAGCAGGAGCTGCGTCCTTTGTGGGAAGCCTTGAGGGACCGGCACGTCGTGCGGTTCATCGAGTTCATGGACGTCGGCAACCACAACGGTTGGGACATGACGGAGGTCGTGCCGTCGCGCGAAGTGCTGGACTTGCTTGGAGGCGGCTTCGAGGCGACGAACGCGAACTACAAGGGCGAGGTCGCCGCGCGCTACCGTGACGCTCAGGGACGCGAATTGGGGCTCATCTCCAGCGTGACGGCGCCGTTTTGCGGTGATTGCTCGCGGGCGCGCTTGTCGGCGCAAGGGATGTTGTACACCTGTCTGTTCGCGTCAGACGGAACGGACTTCCGCTCGCTTCTTCGGGCGGGCGCGGACGACGACGCGTTGTTCACCTTGTTAAGCGAGGTGTGGTCGGGACGAAAGGATCGCTACTCGGAGGAACGCTTCGAGGTCGGGGCGCGGCGCAAAATCGAAATGTCGCACATCGGCGGCTGA
- a CDS encoding glycerate kinase type-2 family protein → MHPRDVLSSAFAAAVNAARPESVLPRFLPEPPAGRTVVVGAGKAAARMALAVDAAWPADLTGVVITPYGHAGERLPQRIRVLEAAHPVPDAAGEEATREVLEAVSNLTPNDLVLCLLSGGGSALLTAPRGVTLARKAELTRALLACGASIHEINAVRKHLSRVKGGGLANAAKPARVVSLIVSDVVGDDLSTIASGPTAPDPTSFTEAFMVLMRHDVAVPDVRRFLSDGAAGRHAETPKPGDELFGRVENHLVVTNRLALDAASVHLTRLGFTSRIVSDRIEGPARSAARAHAALARDLVSGRALLSGGETTTIVREGAGRGGRNLEFLLALAVELGEDHGLYALAADSDGIDGTSFAAGGFLTPDTLRRARDLGLDARAFLGASDAHGFFEALGDLVVTGPTGTNVNDIRLVVRA, encoded by the coding sequence GTGCATCCCCGGGACGTCCTCTCGAGCGCTTTCGCCGCCGCCGTGAACGCCGCGCGTCCCGAGAGCGTCCTGCCGCGCTTCCTGCCCGAACCTCCCGCCGGACGTACGGTCGTCGTCGGCGCGGGCAAGGCCGCCGCCCGCATGGCGCTCGCCGTCGACGCCGCCTGGCCCGCCGATCTGACGGGCGTCGTGATCACGCCCTATGGCCATGCGGGTGAACGTCTGCCACAGCGAATTCGCGTGTTGGAGGCCGCTCACCCCGTTCCCGACGCCGCCGGGGAAGAGGCGACGAGAGAAGTCCTCGAAGCCGTTTCCAACCTCACGCCGAACGACCTCGTGCTGTGCCTGCTCTCGGGCGGCGGATCGGCCTTGCTGACCGCGCCGCGAGGCGTGACCTTGGCGCGCAAAGCCGAACTCACGCGCGCCCTCCTCGCGTGCGGAGCGAGCATTCACGAAATCAACGCCGTCCGCAAGCATCTCTCGCGCGTCAAGGGTGGCGGCCTCGCGAACGCCGCGAAGCCCGCGCGCGTCGTGTCGTTGATCGTCTCGGACGTCGTCGGCGACGACCTCTCTACGATCGCGTCCGGTCCCACCGCGCCCGACCCCACGTCCTTCACGGAAGCGTTCATGGTCTTGATGCGCCACGACGTGGCCGTGCCCGACGTGCGCCGCTTCCTGTCAGACGGCGCGGCCGGCCGACACGCCGAGACGCCGAAACCGGGTGACGAATTGTTCGGGCGCGTCGAGAACCACCTCGTCGTCACGAACCGCCTCGCCCTCGACGCCGCGAGCGTGCATCTCACGCGACTCGGCTTCACGTCGAGGATCGTGAGCGACCGCATCGAGGGACCGGCCCGCTCGGCGGCCCGTGCCCACGCCGCGCTCGCGCGTGACCTCGTTTCGGGGCGGGCGCTCTTGTCGGGAGGGGAGACCACGACGATCGTGCGAGAAGGCGCGGGACGGGGCGGGCGCAACCTCGAATTCCTGCTCGCCCTCGCCGTCGAACTCGGCGAGGATCACGGCTTGTACGCTCTCGCCGCCGACTCGGACGGAATCGACGGCACGAGCTTCGCGGCGGGCGGCTTCCTCACGCCAGATACCTTGCGGCGCGCACGCGACCTCGGCCTCGACGCCCGCGCCTTTCTAGGCGCTTCGGACGCCCACGGCTTCTTCGAGGCGCTCGGCGACCTCGTCGTGACCGGACCGACCGGCACGAACGTGAACGACATCCGCCTCGTCGTGCGGGCGTGA
- a CDS encoding alpha-ketoacid dehydrogenase subunit beta, which produces MTLTAQKTQTMTMVAAINDALKLALSRDEKVCVFGEDVGVMGGVFRATDGLQAQFGPARVFDTPLAEAGIVGMGVGLGLAGMRPVAEIQFAGFLYPALDQILSHVGRYRHRTRGRFSVPMVVRAPYGGGVHTPEQHADSPEAILAHTPGVKVVIPSTPSDAKGLLLAAIEDPDPVFFFEAIKLYRSVKEEVPEGYFTTPLGKARTVREGDDVTVICYGGMVEVCTKAADAAREHDISVEVIDLRTLVPMDKDAVLASVRKTGRAVIVTEAPRTAGFHSEIAAVIAEEALDSLLAPVVRVTGFDAPYPPFTSVEDTYRPNPARVARAIKSVLDY; this is translated from the coding sequence ATGACCTTGACCGCGCAGAAAACGCAGACGATGACGATGGTCGCCGCGATCAACGACGCGCTCAAGTTGGCGCTCTCCCGTGACGAAAAAGTGTGCGTGTTCGGCGAGGACGTCGGCGTGATGGGCGGGGTGTTCCGCGCGACGGACGGCCTTCAAGCGCAGTTCGGCCCCGCGCGGGTGTTCGACACGCCCCTCGCCGAGGCGGGCATCGTCGGCATGGGCGTCGGGTTGGGCCTCGCCGGAATGCGGCCCGTCGCCGAGATTCAGTTCGCGGGCTTCTTGTATCCGGCGCTCGACCAGATTCTCAGCCACGTCGGACGGTACCGTCACCGCACGCGCGGACGCTTCTCGGTTCCAATGGTCGTGCGCGCACCGTACGGCGGAGGCGTTCACACGCCCGAGCAACACGCCGACTCACCCGAAGCGATTCTCGCTCACACGCCGGGCGTGAAGGTCGTCATTCCCTCCACGCCGAGCGACGCCAAGGGCTTGCTGCTCGCCGCGATCGAGGACCCCGACCCGGTGTTCTTCTTCGAAGCGATCAAGCTGTACCGCTCCGTGAAAGAGGAGGTGCCCGAGGGGTACTTCACGACGCCTCTCGGCAAGGCGCGGACGGTACGCGAGGGAGACGACGTCACGGTGATCTGCTACGGCGGCATGGTGGAGGTGTGCACGAAAGCGGCGGACGCGGCCCGCGAGCACGACATCTCGGTGGAGGTCATCGATTTGCGCACCCTCGTCCCGATGGACAAGGACGCGGTGCTGGCGTCGGTACGCAAGACGGGCCGCGCGGTGATCGTGACGGAAGCGCCGAGAACGGCGGGCTTCCACTCGGAAATCGCCGCCGTGATCGCCGAGGAGGCGCTCGACTCTCTTCTCGCGCCCGTCGTGCGCGTGACAGGCTTCGACGCGCCGTACCCCCCGTTCACGAGCGTCGAGGACACGTACCGCCCCAATCCCGCTCGCGTCGCCCGAGCGATCAAGAGCGTGCTCGACTACTGA
- the pdhA gene encoding pyruvate dehydrogenase (acetyl-transferring) E1 component subunit alpha, producing the protein MDMLQIIDEGGTLVSPDLLPGDETLLALYRAMRRIRHFDERAVVLHRQGRMGVYPPYGGMEASQAGTTFALTHDDWLLPTYRDTGAALTYGLPIAQVVLYWRTSPHGWAMPEGLKVLPFYIPIATQYPHAVGCALAERMQGRSNVAMAFIGDGGSSEGDFHEALNFAGALSAPCVFILQNNGWAISVPTSAQTKAVNLSKRADGYGIPGVRVDGNDIVAVYHATREAVERARRGEGPTLIETVTYRVKPHTVSDDPGRYRTEDLTKEWLTKDPVVRLRAFLTSRGTWSDEHEAALVQEITDEFEAAVLEADSYGEPTPSEIVDHVFATPTPALSEQRALLLEEYGA; encoded by the coding sequence ATGGACATGCTGCAAATCATCGACGAAGGCGGGACGCTCGTCTCGCCCGACCTGCTGCCCGGAGACGAGACGCTGCTGGCCCTGTACCGCGCGATGCGGCGCATTCGGCACTTCGACGAACGCGCGGTCGTGCTGCACCGTCAAGGGCGCATGGGCGTGTATCCGCCGTATGGAGGCATGGAAGCGTCCCAGGCGGGCACGACGTTCGCGCTCACGCACGACGACTGGTTGCTGCCGACGTACCGCGACACGGGCGCGGCCCTCACGTACGGCTTGCCGATCGCGCAAGTCGTGTTGTACTGGCGCACCAGTCCGCACGGTTGGGCGATGCCCGAGGGTCTGAAGGTGCTGCCGTTCTACATTCCGATCGCCACGCAGTACCCGCACGCCGTGGGATGCGCGCTCGCCGAGCGAATGCAGGGAAGAAGCAACGTCGCCATGGCGTTCATCGGAGACGGAGGCAGTTCGGAAGGAGACTTCCACGAAGCGCTGAACTTCGCGGGCGCCCTCAGCGCGCCGTGCGTGTTCATTTTGCAGAACAACGGCTGGGCCATCTCGGTTCCGACGAGCGCGCAGACGAAGGCCGTCAACCTGTCCAAGCGCGCCGACGGATACGGCATTCCCGGCGTGCGCGTGGACGGCAACGACATCGTCGCGGTCTACCACGCGACGCGCGAAGCGGTGGAGCGAGCGCGTCGCGGCGAAGGGCCCACCTTGATCGAGACGGTGACGTACCGCGTCAAGCCGCACACGGTCAGCGACGACCCCGGACGCTACCGAACCGAGGACCTCACCAAAGAGTGGCTCACGAAGGACCCCGTGGTGCGTCTGCGAGCCTTCCTGACGTCGAGGGGCACGTGGAGTGACGAGCACGAAGCGGCGCTCGTACAAGAAATCACCGACGAGTTCGAGGCGGCGGTGCTGGAAGCCGACAGCTACGGCGAACCGACGCCGTCGGAAATCGTCGATCACGTCTTCGCGACGCCAACGCCCGCCTTGAGCGAGCAGCGGGCCCTTCTTCTCGAGGAGTACGGAGCATGA
- a CDS encoding aldehyde dehydrogenase family protein: protein MEHLSAFLEREHGVFIGGDWVTGGETFATLNPATGHVLARVVQSDAALIDQAVQAARVGHKTWANQTPASRARVLNKLADLISRHRDELSLLETLDNGKPLREAKGGDVPLAAEHFRYYAGWTTKFGGSTNPVSIPGMLNYTLREPIGVVAAIVPWNFPLLIAVWKLAPALAMGNAVILKPAEHTPLTALRLAELAREAGLPAGALNVVTGDGRVGAALVEHRGVDKVSFTGSTAVGKKIVAASAGNLKRVSLELGGKSANLIFADANLKRALRGVMMGVFYNQGQICIAGSRVLVERSIHDQFAELLAREVDNVKLGDGREEATTMGPLVSAQQRDRVASFVAQGREQGARLLAGAEVVDGPGFFFKPGILATSDRDNVVVREEIFGPVAVLMPFDSEEEAIEIANDSDYGLAGGVYTENLGRAHRVAAGIRTGTIWVNTYNAFDAASPFGGYKQSGWGREMGEEALSLYTETKSVWINTK, encoded by the coding sequence GTGGAACACCTTTCCGCTTTCCTGGAACGCGAACATGGCGTGTTCATCGGCGGCGACTGGGTGACGGGCGGCGAGACGTTCGCGACGCTCAACCCCGCCACGGGCCACGTCTTGGCGCGCGTCGTGCAAAGCGACGCGGCCTTGATCGATCAAGCGGTTCAGGCTGCGAGAGTCGGTCACAAGACGTGGGCGAACCAGACGCCCGCCAGCCGCGCCCGCGTACTGAACAAGCTCGCCGACCTCATCTCGCGTCACCGCGACGAGTTGAGCCTGCTCGAAACGCTCGACAACGGCAAACCCTTGCGCGAAGCGAAGGGCGGCGACGTGCCACTCGCCGCCGAGCACTTCCGATACTACGCGGGGTGGACGACGAAGTTCGGCGGCTCGACGAATCCTGTCTCGATTCCGGGCATGCTGAATTACACGTTGCGCGAGCCGATCGGAGTCGTCGCGGCGATCGTACCGTGGAATTTCCCGCTGTTAATCGCCGTTTGGAAGCTCGCGCCCGCCCTCGCGATGGGCAACGCGGTCATCCTCAAGCCCGCCGAGCACACGCCGCTCACCGCCTTGCGCCTCGCCGAGCTCGCGCGCGAAGCGGGCCTTCCGGCGGGCGCCTTGAACGTCGTCACGGGCGACGGACGCGTCGGCGCGGCCCTTGTGGAGCACCGAGGCGTCGACAAGGTGAGCTTTACGGGTTCCACGGCGGTCGGCAAGAAGATTGTCGCGGCGAGCGCGGGCAACCTCAAGCGCGTCTCGCTGGAACTCGGTGGAAAGAGCGCCAACCTGATCTTCGCGGACGCGAACCTCAAGCGGGCGCTACGCGGCGTGATGATGGGCGTCTTCTACAACCAAGGGCAAATTTGCATCGCCGGAAGCCGCGTCCTCGTCGAACGAAGCATTCACGATCAGTTCGCCGAACTGCTCGCGCGGGAAGTCGACAACGTCAAGCTCGGCGACGGCCGTGAAGAGGCAACGACGATGGGTCCGCTCGTCAGCGCTCAGCAACGAGATCGCGTGGCCAGCTTCGTCGCGCAGGGACGCGAGCAGGGCGCGCGACTTCTCGCGGGCGCCGAGGTCGTGGACGGTCCCGGCTTCTTCTTCAAGCCCGGCATTCTCGCCACGTCGGATCGAGACAACGTCGTCGTGCGCGAGGAAATCTTCGGACCCGTCGCCGTCTTGATGCCGTTCGACTCGGAAGAGGAAGCCATCGAGATCGCCAACGACTCCGATTACGGCCTCGCTGGGGGCGTGTACACCGAGAACCTCGGCCGCGCCCACAGAGTCGCCGCCGGAATTCGCACGGGCACGATCTGGGTCAACACCTACAACGCCTTCGACGCCGCTTCACCCTTCGGCGGCTACAAGCAGTCGGGGTGGGGCCGCGAAATGGGCGAGGAAGCCCTGTCGCTGTACACCGAGACGAAGAGCGTCTGGATCAATACGAAGTAA
- a CDS encoding TetR/AcrR family transcriptional regulator, translating into MSSPFDRKEQIFRVSARLFSEAGYRATSMRDIAAALDIKAGSLYSHISGKEDILWEIVSRAADEFDAALAPVRTSTLPAPRKLRSALLAYTEVVARNLEFASVLFTEWRHLPHERRVEVTRRRDAVERVFRDIVAEGVESGAFDRRVNAKLTTILALSGANWLPNWYHEGGSLSASDVAETFAALLLQGVEPRS; encoded by the coding sequence ATGTCGAGTCCGTTCGATCGCAAAGAGCAAATCTTTCGTGTGAGCGCCCGCCTCTTTTCCGAGGCGGGTTACCGCGCGACGAGCATGCGTGACATCGCCGCCGCGCTCGACATCAAAGCGGGCAGCTTGTACTCACATATTTCCGGGAAGGAAGACATCCTTTGGGAAATCGTGAGCCGCGCGGCCGACGAATTCGACGCGGCGCTCGCGCCCGTGCGGACCTCGACGCTGCCCGCGCCCCGCAAGCTGCGCTCGGCCTTGCTCGCTTACACGGAGGTCGTGGCGCGCAACCTCGAGTTCGCGTCGGTGCTCTTCACCGAGTGGCGGCACTTGCCGCACGAGCGGCGCGTCGAGGTGACGCGCCGCCGCGACGCGGTGGAACGCGTCTTTCGCGACATCGTCGCCGAGGGTGTCGAAAGCGGCGCGTTCGACCGCCGCGTGAACGCGAAGCTCACGACGATCCTCGCGCTTTCAGGCGCGAACTGGCTGCCGAACTGGTACCACGAGGGCGGATCGCTCTCGGCGAGCGACGTCGCAGAGACGTTCGCCGCGTTGCTGCTGCAAGGTGTGGAGCCGCGTTCCTGA
- the sugE gene encoding quaternary ammonium compound efflux SMR transporter SugE — MAWSLLVLAGLLEVGWAIGLKYTNGFTKLVPTILTLISMVASMSLLGLAAKTLPIGTAYGVWVGIGAVGAAILGVVLFGEPVNVARLFFVVLMIVAIVGLKVTSGS, encoded by the coding sequence ATGGCTTGGTCGCTGCTGGTGCTGGCGGGCCTGCTCGAAGTCGGGTGGGCAATCGGATTGAAGTACACGAACGGATTCACGAAGCTCGTCCCGACGATTCTGACGCTGATCAGCATGGTGGCGAGCATGAGCTTGCTGGGCCTCGCAGCGAAGACGTTGCCGATCGGCACGGCGTACGGCGTGTGGGTCGGAATCGGAGCGGTCGGCGCGGCGATTCTCGGCGTCGTACTGTTCGGCGAGCCCGTGAACGTCGCCCGCCTGTTCTTCGTCGTCTTGATGATCGTGGCGATCGTGGGCCTCAAGGTGACGAGCGGCTCTTGA
- a CDS encoding ZIP family metal transporter, whose amino-acid sequence MAFVWGALGGLALLIGALIGLYVPTKRRVIGYVMALGAGVLISSVAFELVDEAAKKGGLNVALLGLVVGAVAYWFVDRIVSRRGARHRKRSGDHMKNEEGGSGLSILVGSLMDGIPESVAIGASLLGGSGVSLAMVVAVFLSNVPESLSSAVGMKKAGYSTRRILVTWTAVLLVSGLSSWLGYVLLGDAAPTTLAFIQCFAAGAIITMLASTMLPEAHEQGGPSVGLVTTLGFLAAFVLSRLG is encoded by the coding sequence ATGGCGTTCGTCTGGGGAGCGCTCGGCGGACTGGCCTTGCTGATCGGAGCGCTGATCGGGCTGTACGTGCCGACGAAGCGGCGTGTCATCGGCTACGTGATGGCGCTCGGCGCGGGCGTCCTGATTTCCAGCGTCGCCTTCGAGCTCGTGGACGAGGCGGCCAAGAAAGGCGGCTTGAACGTCGCGCTCCTCGGCCTCGTCGTCGGAGCGGTGGCGTACTGGTTCGTCGACCGAATCGTTTCACGCCGGGGCGCCCGGCACCGCAAGCGGTCGGGCGACCACATGAAGAACGAGGAGGGCGGCAGCGGCCTCTCGATTCTCGTCGGCAGCCTCATGGACGGAATTCCGGAGTCGGTCGCGATCGGCGCTTCTCTGCTCGGCGGAAGCGGCGTGAGCTTGGCGATGGTGGTCGCCGTGTTTCTCAGCAACGTTCCCGAAAGCTTGTCGAGCGCCGTCGGCATGAAGAAGGCCGGCTACTCCACGCGGCGCATCCTGGTAACGTGGACGGCCGTGCTGCTCGTGTCGGGCCTCTCGTCGTGGTTGGGCTACGTGCTGCTCGGCGACGCGGCGCCCACGACCCTCGCGTTCATCCAGTGCTTCGCCGCCGGCGCCATCATCACGATGCTCGCGTCCACCATGCTCCCCGAGGCACACGAGCAAGGCGGGCCGAGCGTCGGCCTCGTCACGACCCTCGGCTTCCTCGCGGCGTTCGTGCTCAGCCGCCTGGGGTGA
- the paaA gene encoding 1,2-phenylacetyl-CoA epoxidase subunit PaaA, whose protein sequence is MTTLINEDPAKLAAFEARIARGEKIEPGDWMPAEYRRQLIRMISQHAHSEYVGMLPEGAWITRAPSLRRKMILIAKVQDEAGHGQYLYHAAETLGATREEMMDALLTGRAKYSSIFNYPSLTWADVGMIGWLVDGAAIRNQTMLAGCSYGPYSRAMVRICSEETFHHKQGKEMILAYANGTPKQRAMAQDALDRWWWPSLMMLGPHDQDSPNSGPLMKWGIKLKSNDEVRQEFINEHVPELQEAGLTIPDPDLHQDEHGNWVHGPIDWSEFWRVVKGGGQCNKERMDARNDAHAEGAWVREAMQAYASRALQAAD, encoded by the coding sequence ATGACGACGCTCATCAACGAAGATCCTGCCAAGCTCGCCGCCTTCGAAGCTCGCATCGCGCGCGGCGAGAAGATCGAGCCCGGCGACTGGATGCCAGCCGAGTACCGCCGCCAACTCATCCGGATGATCAGCCAGCACGCCCACTCCGAGTACGTCGGGATGCTGCCGGAGGGAGCCTGGATCACGCGGGCGCCCAGCCTGCGCCGCAAAATGATTCTCATCGCCAAGGTGCAGGACGAGGCGGGCCACGGTCAGTACCTCTACCACGCCGCCGAAACGCTCGGCGCGACGCGCGAAGAGATGATGGACGCGCTTTTGACGGGCCGCGCGAAGTACTCCAGCATCTTCAACTACCCGAGCCTCACGTGGGCGGACGTCGGCATGATCGGATGGCTCGTGGACGGCGCCGCGATCCGCAACCAGACGATGCTGGCGGGCTGCTCGTACGGTCCGTACTCGCGCGCGATGGTGCGCATCTGCTCCGAGGAGACCTTCCACCACAAGCAGGGCAAGGAAATGATCCTCGCGTACGCCAACGGCACGCCCAAGCAACGTGCGATGGCGCAAGACGCCCTCGACCGCTGGTGGTGGCCTTCGCTCATGATGCTCGGCCCGCACGACCAAGACTCGCCGAACTCGGGCCCCCTCATGAAGTGGGGCATCAAGCTCAAGAGCAACGACGAGGTGCGCCAGGAATTCATCAACGAGCACGTTCCCGAACTGCAGGAGGCGGGCCTCACGATTCCCGATCCCGACTTGCATCAAGACGAGCACGGCAACTGGGTCCACGGCCCCATCGATTGGAGCGAGTTCTGGCGCGTCGTGAAGGGGGGCGGCCAGTGCAACAAGGAACGCATGGACGCCCGCAACGACGCCCACGCCGAAGGCGCCTGGGTACGAGAAGCGATGCAGGCGTACGCGAGCCGCGCCCTGCAAGCGGCGGATTGA